In Haliaeetus albicilla chromosome 2, bHalAlb1.1, whole genome shotgun sequence, a single genomic region encodes these proteins:
- the LOC104317990 gene encoding zinc finger protein 91-like, producing the protein MKDLFKRTVLKTHSCHECGKSFSKKGNLKRHQRIHTAEELFTCGECGRRFTTRGHLTTHQSIHTGERPFCCGECGRCFRLEICLVAHQKTHAKGGPYLCARCGKSLSTKIYFNIHMRTHTEKRPFACTECGKSFVKKGTLTAHKEIHKREKPFKCPDCSRCFGQSATLLAHQKIHLRGGPFICTECGKSLSTKRYFNVHQRNHAKQKPLEGHVKGVSLQVIQIKEEPDFAFRSEESMLENTSHEGDVAQGCSIPRNPSNPKSPPWKIQMKEEPDPPTDDTANVTAIACQKLYIKEEPPENPDYGKLFDPKIPLTALQGRQLKKEEDADGQHEWEVPTASNRVLHVKEEPQESTEFGMYYGQKPNLSAIQRIQIKEEPGVEANHQESQSPKRKQKKCYRPTKEGMMENQEKPMSKKDPSAKGAPKVERTFPCPECGKSFNQKSNLTRHRKIHTSEGPYKCSECGESFRMNRKLIRHQRVHMSEPFKCTECGKSFTQRSNLVRHQRIHTKEEPYQCPECEKTFNQKANLFRHQTIHVRMGPCKCTKCGKCFPQKRHLIKHQLLHSRGGAYKCGVCGKRYRLKKYLRRHQKIHAREGTAPCAKRGEATRTGGGPHHPEQTALAPMKSKEESSDFCLCPPPSHCKLKAEVGSRDLEILPYQVTRFSPFSSSEKQDKMLCKWNKIQTVLISTCVLASEEQNRLKSEGLNVDKNFCQETSQGSSRTSREVGVTATKLERSSRLAAVEQTALAGIHRLARPSRAESCPESFGLLPWLEVTGGVGDVFLATSPSSLAEALVSALVLRREPRTSVTPPEPPPLKNQVMEQPAMMTLELSEAENFLSHTREKSYTCVICGDSFKHKGILAAHQKSHKEEVEAEGCEEGNVDQAGEMHDQEAIRAGKEANGRYHSKHSTQSDPETREKPHACTECRKSFKMKVDLTKHLRTHTGERPFPCTNCGKRFITKSQLKEHQRIHTGERPYKCLDCGKNFTQKSQLIVHQRIHTGEKPYQCSSCQKSFVDKSQLVAHHRIHTGDRPFKCGVCGRGFRQKITLIKHQRVHSTKDAQWDAAKAIVAESTPAGKKIFHCSTCGKEFKKKSVLVTHQRIHTGEEPYPCPVCGRCFRQKIHLARHQQTHERPGAHVCGTCGDRFGSKREMLRHHQGHHPQQAPYICTTCGKRFSQKVGLTAHRRVHAREKETPSASGGGQPPATLSGTHTCGQCGKTFTKKGNLANHQWAHAEDGGHRCGACGKGFAKRGELTKHERTHTREKPYGCGQRGKHFAQRTQLVTHQHVHTGDRPFPCPTCSKGFRQKIALVKHRCVHECGRDKGGGEDTGANTDTKANGNGEAKGNGEANGDSNANANTDASVKTDANVKTNANVKTNANAKVAGKDEESPAVPCRLLPISERPFSCSECGKAFAQKAQLAVHHHIHTGERPFPCADCPKAFIDKSRLIVHRRTHTGERPFPCAACGRAFTQKVALTAHQRVHTREHQPPSAPVSLGPQGEEWPFTCAICGRGFHKEIALITHRRVHTKYEPNRCSKCGQVFPNRAQLRLHQPSHAEDRPFKCATCGKDFKRKEILITHQRVHTGEAPFQCRQCSKSFSQKANLMKHQLTHTRRGPFICSDCGQSYTTAGHFKRHQKNHLKKQSPLGEGEELPEDLATGRVPVGGHSSPIIVVKTEAAADDYEVLQVP; encoded by the exons ATGAAGGACTTATTTAAGCGCACGGTGCTAAAGACTCACTCGTGTCACGAGTGCGGCAAATCCTTCAGCaagaagggaaacctgaagAGACACCAGCGGATCCACACGGCAGAGGAGCTCTTCACTTGCGGGGAGTGTGGGAGGCGATTCACCACCCGGGGCCACCTCACGACCCACCAGAGCATCCACACAGGAGAGAGGCCCTTCTGCTGCGGGGAGTGTGGGCGCTGCTTTCGCCTGGAGATATGCCTGGTCGCCCACCAGAAGACACACGCCAAGGGTGGTCCCTACCTCTGCGCCCGCTGCGGCAAGAGCCTGAGCACAAAGATCTACTTCAACATCCACATGCGGACCCACACGGAGAAGAGGCCATTCGCCTGCACCGAGTGTGGGAAGAGCTTTGTGAAGAAGGGGACCCTCACCGCCCACAAGGAGATCCACAAGCGAGAGAAGCCCTTCAAATGCCCTGACTGCAGTAGGTGCTTTGGGCAAAGCGCCACGCTGCTGGCCCACCAGAAGATACACCTCCGCGGGGGGCCTTTCATTTGTACGGAGTGCGGGAAGAGCTTGAGCACCAAGCGGTATTTCAACGTCCACCAGAGGAACCATGCTAAGCAAAAGCCACTCGAGGGACACGTCAAAGGTGTGTCTCTCCAGGTCATCCAGATTAAAGAGGAGCCTGATTTTGCCTTCAGGTCAGAGGAGAGTATGTTGGAGAATACGTCCCATGAAGGAGATGTAGCCCAGGGGTGTAGCATACCTAGAAACCCATCTAATCCAAAAAGCCCTCCTTGGAAAATCCAGATGAAGGAGGAACCAGACCCACCCACTGATGACACAGCCAACGTTACTGCAATAGCCTGCCAGAAACTTTACATCAAGGAAGAGCCACCAGAAAACCCAGACTATGGAAAGCTCTTTGATCCAAAGATCCCACTGACGGCTTTACAGGGGAGGCAgcttaaaaaggaagaagatgCTGATGGGCAGCATGAATGGGAAGTCCCCACAGCCAGTAACCGGGTCCTCCATGTGAAAGAAGAACCACAGGAAAGCACTGAGTTTGGGATGTATTATGGGCAGAAGCCAAACCTCAGTGCTATCCAGAGGATCCAAATTAAAGAAGAACCTGGTGTGGAGGCCAACCACCAGGAGAGCCAGAGCCcaaagaggaagcagaagaaatgctaTCGGCCCACCAAAGAGGGGATGATGGAGAACCAGGAGAAACCCATGTCCAAGAAAGATCCCTCAGCAAAAGGAGCTCCCAAGGTTGAACGGACATTCCCCTGTCCCGAGTGCGGGAAGAGCTTCAATCAGAAATCAAACCTGACCAGACACAGGAAGATTCACACGAGCGAGGGGCCGTACAAGTGCAGCGAGTGCGGGGAGAGCTTCCGCATGAACCGCAAGCTGATCCGCCACCAGCGAGTCCACATGAGCGAGCCCTTCAAATGCACCGAGTGCGGGAAGAGCTTCACCCAGAGGTCAAATCTGGTTCGGCATCAGAGGATTCACACCAAGGAGGAGCCCTACCAGTGCCCCGAGTGCGAGAAGACCTTCAACCAGAAGGCCAACCTCTTCCGCCACCAAACAATCCATGTCCGAATGGGGCCTTGCAAGTGCACCAAGTGTGGGAAATGCTTCCCTCAGAAGCGCCATCTTATTAAACACCAGTTGCTCCATTCCCGAGGTGGGGCCTACAAGTGTGGGGTCTGTGGGAAGCGCTACCGGCTGAAGAAGTACCTGAGGAGGCACCAGAAAATCCACGCACGGGAAGGAACTGCTCCCTGTGCCAAACGGGGGGAGGCCACAAGGACCGGCGGTGGACCCCACCACCCTGAGCAGACAGCTCTGGCCCCCATGAAGAGCAAAGAGGAGAGCT ctgatttctgtctctgtcctcctccaagTCACTGCAAACTGAAGGCAGAAGTAGGAAGCAGAGATCTGGAGATCCTTCCCTACCAAGTCACaagattttctcctttttcatcaTCTGAAAAACAGGATAAGATGCTTTGCAAGTGGAATAAGATACAGACCGTTCTCATTTCTACATGTGTGTTGGCCTCTGAGGAGCAAAACAGACTGAAGAGTGAGGGTCTGAATGTGGACAAGAACTTCTGCCAGGAGA CatcccagggcagcagcaggacatCTCGGGAAGTTGGGGTCACCGCTACAAAGCTGGAGCGTTCGTCAAGGTTGGCTGCGGTGGAGCAAACTGCACTGGCTGGGATACATCGCCTTGCTCGTCCTTCTCGGGCTGAATCCTGCCCTGAGAGCTTTGGCTTGCTCCCCTGGCTGGAGGTGACCGGTGGAGTTGGAG ACGTCTTCCtggccaccagccccagcagccttGCAGAGGCTCTGGTGTCTGCCCTGGTGCTGCGCAGGGAACCGAGGACATCAGT AACACCACCCGAGCCCCCACCTCTGAAGAACCAGGTGATGGAACAGCCAGCCATGATGACGCTGGAGCTCTCGGAGGCAGAGAATTTTCTCAGCCACACTCGGGAGAAGTCGTACACTTGCGTGATTTGTGGGGACAGTTTTAAGCACAAGGGCATCTTGGCAGCCCACCAGAAATCCCATAAGGAGGAGGTAGAGGCTGAAGGTTGTGAGGAAGGCAATGTTGACCAGGCTGGAGAGATGCATGACCAGGAAGCCATCAGAGCTGGAAAGGAGGCCAATGGGAGATACCATAGCAAGCACAGCACACAGAGTGATCCTGAGACAAGGGAGAAGCCCCATGCCTGCACTGAGTGCAGGAAGAGCTTCAAGATGAAGGTAGACCTCACCAAGCACCTCCGGACTCACACGGGCGAGAGACCATTCCCCTGCACCAACTGTGGCAAGAGGTTCATCACCAAATCACAACTCAAGGAGCACCAGAGGATCCACACAGGCGAGCGGCCGTACAAGTGCCTGGACTGTGGGAAGAACTTCACCCAGAAGTCACAGCTCATCGTGCACCAACGGATCCACACAGGTGAGAAACCCTACCaatgcagcagctgccagaAGAGCTTCGTGGACAAGTCGCAGCTGGTGGCACACCACCGGATCCACACGGGTGACCGTCCCTTCAAGTGCGGTGTATGCGGCCGTGGCTTCCGCCAGAAGATCACCCTCATCAAGCACCAGCGGGTCCACAGCACCAAGGACGCCCAGTGGGACGCTGCCAAGGCCATTGTGGCCGAATCCACTCCGGCAGGGAAGAAGATCTTCCACTGCAGCACCTGTGGGAAGGAGTTCAAGAAGAAGTCAGTGCTGGTGACCCACCAGAGGATTCACACCGGGGAGGAGCCCTACCCCTGCCCTGTGTGCGGGCGATGCTTTCGGCAGAAGATCCACCTCGCCCGGCATCAGCAGACCCACGAGCGGCCCGGTGCCCACGTTTGCGGAACCTGTGGGGACCGCTTTGGCAGCAAGAGGGAGATGCTGCGGCACCACCAGGGCCACCATCCCCAGCAAGCCCCTTACATCTGCACCACCTGTGGAAAGCGCTTCAGCCAGAAGGTCGGCCTCACAGCCCATCGCCGTGTCCATGCGCGGGAAAAGGAGACCCCCAGTGCCTCAGGGGGTGGGCAGCCCCCCGCTACCCTCAGTGGTACCCACACCTGTGGGCAATGTGGAAAGACGTTCACCAAGAAGGGCAACCTGGCCAACCACCAATGGGCTCATGCCGAGGATGGGGGTCACCGCTGCGGGGCTTGCGGCAAGGGTTTTGCCAAGCGGGGGGAGCTGACCAAGCATGAGCGGACCCACACCAGGGAGAAGCCCTACGGGTGTGGGCAGCGCGGTAAGCACTTCGCCCAACGTACCCAGCTGGTCACCCACCAGCACGTCCACACCGGTGACCggcccttcccctgccccacctGCAGCAAGGGCTTCCGCCAGAAGATCGCCTTGGTCAAGCACCGCTGTGTCCATGAGTGTGGCAGGGACAAGGGAGGCGGCGAAGACACCGGCGCCAACACCGACACCAAGGCCAATGGCAATGGCGAGGCCAAAGGCAATGGCGAGGCCAATGGCGATAGCAATGCCAACGCCAACACCGATGCCAGTGTCAAGACCGATGCCAATGTCAAGACCAATGCCAATGTCAAGACCAATGCCAATGCCAAGGTGGCTGGCAAAGATGAGGAGAGCCCGGCTGTCCCCTGTCGGCTGCTCCCCATCAGCGAGCGGCCCTTCTCCTGCAGCGAGTGTGGGAAGGCCTTTGCCCAGAAGGCTCAGCTGGCGGTCCACCACCACATCCACACCGGGGAGCGTCCCTTCCCCTGCGCCGACTGCCCCAAAGCCTTCATCGACAAGTCCCGCCTCATCGTCCACCGCCGCACCCACACCGGTGAGCGCCCCTTCCCCTGTGCTGCCTGCGGCCGAGCCTTCACCCAGAAGGTTGCCCTCACTGCCCACCAGCGTGTCCACACGCGGGAGCACCAGCCACCGTCGGCTCCAGTTTCCCTGGGACCGCAGGGTGAGGAGTGGCCCTTCACCTGTGCCATCTGCGGGAGAGGTTTCCACAAGGAGATTGCCCTCATCACCCACCGGAGGGTCCACACCAAGTATGAGCCCAACCGCTGCAGCAAGTGTGGGCAGGTCTTCCCCAACAGGGCCCAGCTCCGTCTCCACCAGCCCTCCCATGCTGAGGACCGGCCATTCAAGTGTGCCACGTGCGGGAAGGACTTCAAGAGGAAGGAGATCTTGATTACCCACCAGCGGGTCCACACGGGAGAGGCACCCTTCCAGTGCCGCCAGTGCAGCAAAAGCTTCTCACAGAAGGCCAACCTCATGAAGCACCAGCTCACTCACACCCGCCGGGGCCCCTTCATCTGCTCCGACTGTGGGCAAAGCTACACCACCGCTGGACATTTCAAGAGGCATCAGAAGAACCACCTCAAGAAGCAAAGCCCTCTTGGTGAGGGAGAGGAACTCCCTGAAGACCTGGCAACTGGCCGTGTGCCAGTGGGTGGCCACAGCAGCCCCATCATCGTGGTGAAGACAGAGGCTGCTGCTGATGACTATGAGGTCCTACAGGTCCCATGA